Sequence from the Symbiopectobacterium purcellii genome:
GAGCATAAACAATTCTTCCGCCGCCGAGGTTATTTTTAAAAAACAAGCTATCGGAATACCCTTTTGCATTTATATAGCTATTAATCAATTGCACTGCGTCGCTGTTATCAATTATTTTTTTCAACTTAGTTGTTAACACTGGCTCAGAAATATGACCAATACTTTCATTGCCTTTTGCTATAACAAGTCTCATCATAACATCAAAATCGAACAAATCAGGCGAAATATCGTTATAGAAATTTAAATCTTTAAAAAATCCTGATAAAAAAAACAACCAACAAAAAAAGCACTGGGAAAACCAATAAAAAAATCAATACTAAAGTCCGGCAAAAATGCTGAATTTAATTCATTATTCTCATCAATAAATATCTTATCAGGGTAGATTGCGCTATATGTATTTTTCTTATTTAGATAAATTATCGCTGAAATAAATCCATCTTGAATAATTTCGGCACCAGCTCTCACATATTGAAGCCAGTCAAAGAGCTGCTGTAGTGCTATATTATTTATCACTGAACTCATCTTTTCAGGGGAGCACAATGAGACCCAGCACTTAAACTCTTCTGGAAAAACGTGCTCACTAGCACTAACAACAATGCAACTTATGTTTGAATACACTCTTTTTACAGGTAACAGCGATTTTAATGTAATTAAAACGTCACTCCATGAATTTGATTGATCATAAATACAAACATAAATAATTTCAGGTGATTCTATTTTATTAAGTTTTTGAGATATTAGTGATAAGTTTTCTGGGGAAAGCCTACGCTGATTAATCCACTCTAAGATATTTTCTTTGTGCTTTTTATTGAAAAGTACTTTTGCTTTTTCTTGTGTTAGTTCTAGAAAATTGAAAAATTGTTGAGTTGAAACATCTTCTAAATTTTCATAAAAATCTCTATATTTATAGAGGCTTGCTTTTGCTCGCTGCAATTCAATGGGATCATCGCTCCAAGCAACATCTGCATTACCAACATCCTTAGATGTGTTCTCAGTTATGGCATATTTTTCATACCCAACAGCAACTTTTTCAACCACAGGGCAGCCACATAATCCTGCTAAAAAACAAGTGCCTGATGTTTCATAAGAATACATCACACGCCCACGCTTGAGCACATTAGCAAGTTCTTTAAGCGATAAAGGCTGTTCCATTGACAGAACTGTTATATTCTCGGGCAATGTTGAAAAATCGACACAACTACGTGGAACTCGGTTTAAATATAAAAGGTCGAGGTCTTTTTCATCTACGTCGTCACAAAACAATGACAAATCATAAGTTGATAACATCAACAAATTTACATTTGCTTCATTTTCAGCAAACTCTTTTCGGTAAAAGAAAAAAAGATCTTCGAAATTAGCATTTATAGCATTACCATTTAGGATTCCTTCTCTGTTCAGCATATATCTGACACAAATGGGGGCATCAAAGGGGTTACCTGAATATATTTCGGGGTAAACTGCAATAAATATTCTCCCCGAGTTTTTATACTCATTTAATTGCTCAGTGGTTAATTGTGGAGTGTTCCAGTCAGTATTAGTTTCCTGAGAAACAAGGTATGCCTCACCACCATGTTGGTTGATAAGATGACAAAGACGATGCACAACTTGAATGCCTAGAGAAGATTCAGTGTAACCAGGGGCAGCAATTACATAGGGATATTTAAATTTTTTATCCATCTATTATCCTAAAAATCAAACGGATTTTGGCAAGTTTTACAAAATCAATCATCATCACCCAAAAGAAACATGCTACCGCCCTTGGCTTTTCAGCAACCAATGCGCTATCACATCTTCATATTGTTCCATGACGCTAGTCGGCTATTTAGGCAGCCAAGCCTGTATCCAATCGTTCAAGCCATCACCTTCAAGTATCCAATCTTTATACACTGCATCTCTTAATTGATCGCCTAGTCTGGCTGTTGCATTCATATCCGCAATATGCATACGCACGGCATCCATCCAATCTTTGAAACGATTATCGACTCGTGTGACAGGTAAACCACAGCGATAAGGCTCTATGTCAGTGCAAATTACTGGCACGCCACACGCACCTAACTCCATGAGTCGCAAGTTACTTTTACATTCATTAAACAGATTGTGTTCCAGAGGTACCAGAGCCAAATCCAAGTTAAGGCTTGCCGTTTTTTGTGGGTAATATTCGATGGGAACACCTGCATGAAATTCACATTTAACACCTTCCGGCTTCATCCCCATAAAAACCCACTCAACTTCATCTTCTAGCGCTTTCACTACTGAACGGAGAATGGCCAAATCACCTTTATGACTGCTTCCTCCTGCCCACCCCACTCTAGGTTTACGCCCTTGCTGACGTAGGCTAGTCAAACCTTTCCACCAAGAGGCCGGTAGGCGGTTGTAAGCAACCCGAATATCTGAATGGTACGCGGAATAAGCATCAGCCAGAGCCGGAGTAGAAACAACAACCCAGTCGACAGACTCGAGAGAACGACGAAAATTTTTAATTAATTTTTGCGAATGCGCACTTCTATTACCACTGTTGATAGGGATATTAAGGATGTAGTCATCAAATTCCGCAACAATCGATGAACGCGTATATTTGCGATACCGAGCCGCCATTTCGGGTGTCTGTGCTCCAGCTGCGGATTGAACAATTACTACATCGGGTTCCATATCAACAGCATCGACCAATTTTGGTACACCATATTTTAATCCCCCTTCTATATGCATTTCTCGTTCTAATGCTTGGAAAGGAAAAATAACACGATAATGGCCACATCCATGCCAATCGCTATGACTACCAATAATTACAGGCAGAGGTCGCCCTGGTAATGCGCGATGACACCTTGCCATTTCAGGTGTAAGAGAAAATCCAGGAGCATGCTTACCATAGGCTGGGTGGTAGCAAGGATCGTTAGCTAACTGAGGTAACCAGCACTCATAGAGTGAGTCAATATCAGACTGCTGCGGTAACGGGTGGAGCTTGAAGTGCTGCTGAAATAAACGCGAAGCTCCCCCTAAATGCATTACTTGAGCATCTGGAGTCCACACAATCAAATACCCTTGTTGCCGCGCTTTAAGTGCCAGATCGACATCACCAAAATAAGTAGGATACTGCTGCTCATCGAATCCACCAAGTTCAATAAAAACGTCGCGTCGCATCATCATACAAGCTGCACTGACGGCGCTCACATTGTGAGTTGTACGCAGACGACTAATATAACCTTTTGATTCTTCTGGCATACCTTGGAATGAGATCGCGGCACTATCACTCATACCTAATACAATGCCACCATGCTGGATGCGGCCATCACCAAATACCAGCTTAGCGCCTACAATTCCAACCTCAGGGCGTAATGCATGATTCAATAAAGCATCCAGCCAATCTCCATGAGTAATTTCCGTATCATTATTTAGAAATAGCAGAATATCGCCTTTCGCTTTTTGAG
This genomic interval carries:
- a CDS encoding glycosyltransferase, translating into MHHRTATQSTSGKSLSSEEVAKSIYNGFEQAAEYTRKRSEYYNKTWRLAYTLPLLLESLPKPTLKTITDQELQRLALHDLTLRDKTKPFYSVDKWLSERLISTARRDFLHAFIQAYPDSGNISIVILAQSNDSNSLKISLASIAEQFYSPREIYVLTSNDFIDADTDEGVTWLSSERSEESPLNTVLARTSASYLLVLRAGERLFPHALLLLAEYRLRLPSVKAFYFDEVIMKDGKAENPMLKPECNIDMLRSFPYIGRNLAVDVSALRQQGIVPAVGELLELHDFFWQRIEQEGPQAVGHIPEVLVYTTDALFDWMNSEEVIQHYPDIIRRHLERCHVEAVVSADDNHGICRIQYRHPSEPLVSIIIPTRDHLPVISRCIETLMERTQYAKYELLIVDNQSTEAGACQFLSQLAEMGLAQIQVLSWPHPFNFSAINNFAAQKAKGDILLFLNNDTEITHGDWLDALLNHALRPEVGIVGAKLVFGDGRIQHGGIVLGMSDSAAISFQGMPEESKGYISRLRTTHNVSAVSAACMMMRRDVFIELGGFDEQQYPTYFGDVDLALKARQQGYLIVWTPDAQVMHLGGASRLFQQHFKLHPLPQQSDIDSLYECWLPQLANDPCYHPAYGKHAPGFSLTPEMARCHRALPGRPLPVIIGSHSDWHGCGHYRVIFPFQALEREMHIEGGLKYGVPKLVDAVDMEPDVVIVQSAAGAQTPEMAARYRKYTRSSIVAEFDDYILNIPINSGNRSAHSQKLIKNFRRSLESVDWVVVSTPALADAYSAYHSDIRVAYNRLPASWWKGLTSLRQQGRKPRVGWAGGSSHKGDLAILRSVVKALEDEVEWVFMGMKPEGVKCEFHAGVPIEYYPQKTASLNLDLALVPLEHNLFNECKSNLRLMELGACGVPVICTDIEPYRCGLPVTRVDNRFKDWMDAVRMHIADMNATARLGDQLRDAVYKDWILEGDGLNDWIQAWLPK